Proteins encoded in a region of the Quercus lobata isolate SW786 chromosome 8, ValleyOak3.0 Primary Assembly, whole genome shotgun sequence genome:
- the LOC115954856 gene encoding ELMO domain-containing protein B isoform X1 — protein sequence MRLRRRRQCFRSCSSLHRVDEDEIYWRQKKGDEELEWSHSSTHVISQFTQCFANAMVGPRSWVGALFNRSSNKRNEKFSDYPLSPLQAHRLQRLQERIQVPFDETRPDHQEALRALWHAAFPNIALNGLISEQWKEMGWQGPNPSTDFRGCGFISLENLLFFSRTYPASFHRLLFKQEGTRADWEYPFAVAGINVTFMLIRMLDLSSVKPRCLPGINFAKLLGEDEEAFDVLYCIAFEMMDAQWLAMHASYMEFNEVLQVTRTQLERELSLEDIYRIQDLPAYNLLYQ from the exons GTTGATGAGGATGAAATATACTGGAGACAGAAGAAGGGTGATGAAGAGTTGGAATGGTCACATAGTTCCACTCATGTAATATCACAGTTTACTCAATGTTTTG CTAATGCTATGGTTGGACCACGATCGTGGGTAGGAGCACTCTTTAATCGCTCAAGCAACAAACGCAATGAGAAGTTTAGCGACTACCCTTTGAGTCCTCTTCAG GCACACAGACTTCAGAGGCTCCAAGAAAGAATACAAGTACCATTTGATGAGACTCGCCCAGATCATCAA GAAGCCCTTAGAGCATTGTGGCATGCTGCCTTTCCAAATATTGCTCTCAATGGTTTGATTTCTGAGCAGTGGAAAGAGATGGGTTGGCAAGGTCCTAATCCATCAACTGACTTCAG GGGTTGCGGTTTTATTTCCCTTGAGAATTTGCTGTTTTTCTCCAGGACTTACCCG GCATCTTTTCATAGGTTATTATTCAAGCAAGAAGGGACGCGAGCAGATTGGGAATACCCATTTGCTGTTGCTGGCATTAACGTAACATTTATGCTGATTCGGATGCTGGATCTAAGCTCAG TAAAACCACGATGTCTTCCAGGAATCAATTTTGCTAAATTATTAGGAG AGGATGAGGAAGCCTTTGATGTACTATACTGTATTGCTTTTGAAATGATGGATGCTCAATGGCTTGCTATGCATGCGTCCTACATGGAGTTTAAT GAGGTATTACAAGTAACTCGGACACAGTTGGAAAGAGAGCTGTCTTTAGAAGACATTTACAGGATACAAGATCTTCCAGCTTACAATTTGTTGTACCAGTAA
- the LOC115954856 gene encoding ELMO domain-containing protein 3 isoform X2: protein MRLRRRRQCFRSCSSLHRVDEDEIYWRQKKGDEELEWSHSSTHVISQFTQCFANAMVGPRSWVGALFNRSSNKRNEKFSDYPLSPLQAHRLQRLQERIQVPFDETRPDHQEALRALWHAAFPNIALNGLISEQWKEMGWQGPNPSTDFRGCGFISLENLLFFSRTYPASFHRLLFKQEGTRADWEYPFAVAGINVTFMLIRMLDLSSVKPRCLPGINFAKLLGGKSITAQIRCHSKRMRKPLMYYTVLLLK, encoded by the exons GTTGATGAGGATGAAATATACTGGAGACAGAAGAAGGGTGATGAAGAGTTGGAATGGTCACATAGTTCCACTCATGTAATATCACAGTTTACTCAATGTTTTG CTAATGCTATGGTTGGACCACGATCGTGGGTAGGAGCACTCTTTAATCGCTCAAGCAACAAACGCAATGAGAAGTTTAGCGACTACCCTTTGAGTCCTCTTCAG GCACACAGACTTCAGAGGCTCCAAGAAAGAATACAAGTACCATTTGATGAGACTCGCCCAGATCATCAA GAAGCCCTTAGAGCATTGTGGCATGCTGCCTTTCCAAATATTGCTCTCAATGGTTTGATTTCTGAGCAGTGGAAAGAGATGGGTTGGCAAGGTCCTAATCCATCAACTGACTTCAG GGGTTGCGGTTTTATTTCCCTTGAGAATTTGCTGTTTTTCTCCAGGACTTACCCG GCATCTTTTCATAGGTTATTATTCAAGCAAGAAGGGACGCGAGCAGATTGGGAATACCCATTTGCTGTTGCTGGCATTAACGTAACATTTATGCTGATTCGGATGCTGGATCTAAGCTCAG TAAAACCACGATGTCTTCCAGGAATCAATTTTGCTAAATTATTAGGAGGTAAATCTATTACAGCTCAAATTAGGTGCCACTCAAAg AGGATGAGGAAGCCTTTGATGTACTATACTGTATTGCTTTTGAAATGA
- the LOC115954856 gene encoding ELMO domain-containing protein A isoform X3, with product MVGPRSWVGALFNRSSNKRNEKFSDYPLSPLQAHRLQRLQERIQVPFDETRPDHQEALRALWHAAFPNIALNGLISEQWKEMGWQGPNPSTDFRGCGFISLENLLFFSRTYPASFHRLLFKQEGTRADWEYPFAVAGINVTFMLIRMLDLSSVKPRCLPGINFAKLLGEDEEAFDVLYCIAFEMMDAQWLAMHASYMEFNEVLQVTRTQLERELSLEDIYRIQDLPAYNLLYQ from the exons ATGGTTGGACCACGATCGTGGGTAGGAGCACTCTTTAATCGCTCAAGCAACAAACGCAATGAGAAGTTTAGCGACTACCCTTTGAGTCCTCTTCAG GCACACAGACTTCAGAGGCTCCAAGAAAGAATACAAGTACCATTTGATGAGACTCGCCCAGATCATCAA GAAGCCCTTAGAGCATTGTGGCATGCTGCCTTTCCAAATATTGCTCTCAATGGTTTGATTTCTGAGCAGTGGAAAGAGATGGGTTGGCAAGGTCCTAATCCATCAACTGACTTCAG GGGTTGCGGTTTTATTTCCCTTGAGAATTTGCTGTTTTTCTCCAGGACTTACCCG GCATCTTTTCATAGGTTATTATTCAAGCAAGAAGGGACGCGAGCAGATTGGGAATACCCATTTGCTGTTGCTGGCATTAACGTAACATTTATGCTGATTCGGATGCTGGATCTAAGCTCAG TAAAACCACGATGTCTTCCAGGAATCAATTTTGCTAAATTATTAGGAG AGGATGAGGAAGCCTTTGATGTACTATACTGTATTGCTTTTGAAATGATGGATGCTCAATGGCTTGCTATGCATGCGTCCTACATGGAGTTTAAT GAGGTATTACAAGTAACTCGGACACAGTTGGAAAGAGAGCTGTCTTTAGAAGACATTTACAGGATACAAGATCTTCCAGCTTACAATTTGTTGTACCAGTAA